From Magnolia sinica isolate HGM2019 chromosome 13, MsV1, whole genome shotgun sequence, one genomic window encodes:
- the LOC131223389 gene encoding disease resistance protein RPS2-like, with protein sequence MDSIISRLLDPITQRIGHVNLQENVDSLKNAMNELKCVRDDVKTRLEVAERQKLKRTHDVRWWLEKVESIEREVNAMVEESKKVTRTSWSGYQLCKKVVMKLDDVVKLKSKGESFREVAYKPLPDAIEEMPSTSAVGRDLVLEKVLNWIDEGKGGVIGIYGMGGVGKTTLLNDINNKFLKRNHDFHVVIWVVVSKELNEGKIQMDIGKRLGLRWAENESYRETRAHDIRKVLSSKKFILLLDDVWESFDLQKVGIPHPSSQNMSKVVFTTRFEDVCGHMTADKKIKVECLPEQEAMDLFRRNVGEEAMKYHPEIPILAKSVAKECKGLPLALINIGRAMACKKTPQEWKHAISVLSTSKPPSDISGMDDEMLLRLKFSYDNLGGDMIKSCFLYCALFPEDYSIRKEQLIDYWIGEGFLDGWDDDLDEARNKGHDIIGRLKAVCLLENGSDEKTEVKFHDVIRDLALWIASECGKKKNRFLVRAGIGLRHAPDVERWKEADRISLMNNYIKEITETPQCPNLFTLMLQMNSHFENVHTDFFQFMPVLKVLDLSHSSIKELPVGMGNLAELRYLNLSCTCIESLPKEIGNLTKLKHLDLESTDCLQIIPRGAISRLSELIVMNLNQSYSKWEEGSGGCNMTELVGLKRLTHLQICIETLEALERLLSSNQLRNATRFLQLKGCEGLTTSAQLLYSFSAMKSLKGLSIQSCDMLKEVMIGADGERDDDYLVYCLESLELDRLPVLNYIHVGRGCFRSFRSIYIWNCFELKKIHYLLQLKNLETIEIIDCPVLEEVINTAADDEVGEKGLMQLKAIKLWYLPELSSICSYALHFPSLEVLNVMHCPKLKKLPLHVDQNSLRLIRGEKDWWDALVWESDYIKSYFLPFFKEW encoded by the coding sequence ATGGATTCCATCATATCTCGGCTGTTGGATCCCATCACTCAACGCATAGGACATGTCAACCTCCAAGAAAATGTGGACTCCCTGAAGAACGCCATGAACGAATTGAAATGTGTAAGGGACGACGTGAAGACAAGGCTGGAAGTTGCCGAACGGCAGAAACTCAAACGCACACACGATGTGCGCTGGTGGCTAGAAAAAGTAGAATCCATTGAAAGAGAAGTGAATGCCATGGTAGAAGAATCTAAGAAAGTGACGAGAACGAGTTGGTCTGGCTACCAGCTCTGCAAGAAGGTGGTGATGAAGCTGGACGACGTAGTCAAGTTGAAGAGCAAAGGTGAGTCCTTCAGGGAGGTGGCATACAAGCCGCTTCCCGATGCCATTGAAGAGATGCCTAGCACATCAGCTGTGGGCAGAGACTTAGTGTTGGAGAAGGTTCTAAATTGGATTGACGAAGGGAAAGGGGGAGTAATTGGAATATATGGAATGGGGGGAGTGGGGAAAACAACCCTCCTGAATGATATCAACAACAAATTCCTTAAAAGAAATCATGATTTCCATGTCGTGATTTGGGTGGTGGTGTCGAAAGAATTGAATGAGGGAAAGATTCAGATGGATATTGGCAAGCGATTGGGCTTGCGTTGGGCAGAGAATGAAAGCTACAGGGAGACACGGGCTCATGACATTCGCAAGGTCTTGAGCAGTAAGAAATTCATTCTATTGTTGGATGATGTTTGGGAATCATTCGATCTACAGAAGGTCGGAATTCCTCATCCAAGCAGCCAAAACATGAGCAAGGTCGTTTTCACTACACGATTTGAGGACGTCTGTGGCCATATGACTGCCGACAAGAAGATCAAAGTAGAATGTCTCCCAGAGCAAGAAGCAATGGATCTATTTCGACGGAATGTTGGTGAAGAGGCCATGAAATACCATCCAGAGATACCGATCCTTGCCAAGAGCGTCGCTAAAGAGTGCAAGGGTCTGCCCCTTGCGCTCATCAACATTGGGCGGGCCATGGCATGTAAGAAGACACCACAGGAATGGAAGCATGCAATATCAGTTCTGAGCACAAGCAAGCCACCATCAGATATATCAGGTATGGATGATGAAATGCTTTTGCGTTTGAAATTCAGTTATGATAATCTCGGTGGTGACATGATTAAATCATGCTTCTTGTACTGCGCACTGTTTCCGGAGGACTACTCCATTCGCAAAGAACAACTTATAGATTACTGGATAGGTGAAGGATTCTTAGATGGGTGGGATGATGATCTTGATGAAGCACGTAACAAGGGACATGATATCATTGGAAGATTAAAGGCTGTGTGCTTGTTAGAGAATGGTTCAGATGAAAAAACAGAGGTGAAGTTCCATGACGTGATACGTGATCTAGCGTTATGGATAGCTTCCGAGtgtgggaagaagaagaacaggttTTTGGTGCGAGCAGGCATTGGACTGAGGCATGCACCGGACGTCGAAAGGTGGAAGGAGGCCGACAGGATATCTCTAATGAATAATTACATAAAAGAAATAACAGAGACACCTCAATGCCCCAACCTATTTACCTTGATGCTCCAAATGAATTCGCATTTTGAAAACGTCCACActgatttttttcaattcatgccTGTTCTTAAGGTCTTAGATCTTTCACATTCATCTATTAAGGAGCTTCCTGTAGGGATGGGTAACTTGGCAGAGCTACGATATCTCAATTTATCATGCACATGCATTGAATCATTGCCTAAAGAGATAGGAAATCTGACGAAGCTGAAGCACTTGGACTTGGAATCAACAGATTGTTTGCAGATAATTCCTCGCGGGGCAATCTCTAGGCTTTCTGAGTTAATTGTGATGAACCTAAATCAAAGTTATTCAAAATGGGAAGAGGGAAGTGGTGGATGTAATATGACTGAGTTGGTAGGCTTGAAACGTTTAACCCATCTTCAAATCTGCATAGAAACTCTGGAAGCTCTTGAAAGGTTGCTGAGCTCTAACCAACTGAGGAATGCTACTAGGTTTCTACAATTGAAAGGATGCGAGGGACTGACTACATCCGCCCAACTATTATACTCTTTTTCAGCAATGAAGAGTCTTAAAGGACTTTCTATTCAATCTTGTGATATGTTGAAGGAGGTGATGATTGGTGCTgatggagagagagatgatgattaTCTTGTTTATTGCCTAGAATCACTCGAACTTGACCGTCTTCCCGTCTTAAATTACATTCATGTGGGCCGTGGATGCTTCCGGAGCTTTCGCAGTATATATATTTGGAATTGTTTCGAGTTGAAGAAAATTCATTATTTACTGCAACTTAAGAATCTTGAAACAATCGAAATAATAGATTGCCCTGTACTAGAAGAAGTAATAAACACAGCTGCTGACGATGAAGTGGGAGAGAAAGGGCTAATGCAGCTCAAAGCTATAAAGTTATGGTACCTTCCAGAACTAAGTAGCATATGTAGCTATGCACTGCATTTTCCTTCCTTGGAGGTACTCAACGTGATGCACTGCCCAAAGTTGAAGAAGCTTCCTCTTCATGTTGATCAGAATTCTCTAAGGCTTATACGTGGTGAAAAAGATTGGTGGGATGCATTAGTGTGGGAATCAGATTACATCAAGTcctattttcttccctttttcaagGAATGGTGA